The nucleotide sequence atatcttttttttgagTCCTTACATTTTTAGTAacgttttaaataaaataaatctagtAGTCTTAAACATTTTTGGAACCAACCGGTACAGGAGTGAAATCGGTGGAGGTGAACCGGAAACAGAGCCGAATAACAGTGAATGGACACGTAGACCCAAACAAGGTGTTGAAGAGAGTGAAGAGCACAGGTAAAAAGGCTGAGTTCTGGCCGTATATACCACAACATATGGTCTACTACCCTTTTGCTCCTGGCATGTACGACAAACGTGCCCCTGCAGGCCACATTCGTAATCCCACACAATCGTTTCCGACCGCAAACGCTCCCGAGGAAAATTACGTTTCCCTCTTCAGCGATGACAACGTACACGCCGCTTGTTCCATCATGTGAGAGAACGTATTCACAATCTCTAAATATACTTCCTCTTTGCTATTTGTATACCTTTGTTACTTTTTATCCTCATAACAAATCAAAAGGTAATGTAGAAGAAACTttgtaataaattatagagACAACACTTAACGGAATCCATTTAAATTTCgaacaattttttctttctaataagtCAAATCGATAACCATAAGCTATGTAGAATCTTATGGGTGGAAGTAGGTATAATGGACCAATTAAGCAGCTAATGTTTTATGAATTTGTCTACTTTCTATAGGACATGAATGAGATACTTTGACGATAATCATAcactccctccgtttcacaaagagtgtcattttgacacatttcacacaaattaagaaaagtctGAATTATACATGTTTGCCCCTATTTAATAAGTAGTTAATGTTCTATATTCAATGAAAATAGCTTTGAGTTTaggggtaaaaaagaaaacttagcATTAAAACAttcattggaaatataaaatgacactctttgtgtaacaaatttttttctccagaatgacactctttgtgaaacggaaGGAGTACATATGAAGCAAGGAATAATTTTAGGGAAGAGACCCAAAAATCAGCATCTTGTGATTTGTTAGGCAAATTGcttcctctttaatttttttcttagaataaGCTTTAATGGGCAAAGGGAGTGTCAACATTTACAAGTTCCAACTTTTCataccaaaagaaaacttttaaaGATCAAAGTGGGAAAAGCTTTGTATTCTTcatcccccaaaaaaaaaaattgtccaaaGAGGGACCAAAGCATCTTTAGCTTTTCTTTCAAAGCTTCTTTCTTTAGCAGAAGGAATATAAAGATCAGAATCACGGCAAAGGAAAGCTGTTCAATCACGGTACCGCATTACAATGACACAGTGTCATAAGACTCGATGCTGATGAGGCTGTTTGGTGTTCTCTAAACCATGCTTTTAACCTACAGAGATTCATTTTGGATCAACGGAGCAGCAAGAAATTACTGGAAACAGATTTGCTACTAATCTTTAGAACAATGAATAAATTTACTTACCTATTAAACTATCAAGATACTTGAGCAAGCAAGAAGCTTTTTACCGCTTCTTCGCTTTCCTTATTCTAGACTGTGCCTTCTGCCATTTCTTCCTAGGCACTAGTTTACTCTTCGGCTTCAACTTTATCTCAGGTGTGAACTTAAAGTTTGGATCTCTCATGCGAGTTTGTATATCTTTAAAGAACTGCATGTTCAGTCTCTTAGGTCCGCCTTTTCTTAGCTCTTCATATTCAGGTCCTGAGATAATGTTTTCGAAAGCTCCAATCAGAATGTCAACATCACTCATAACTTCCCCACACGTTCGTGTAACGCCCGTCAGGACCTTTGTTCAGTTTCTTCAAAGCGTTCTCAACAGCAAGCTTCCTCGCTTTTTTACCAGGTGAAAGCTCCTCAGGTTCATTCTCAGATTTCAACAACTCAGAGATTGTCCTGTACTTTGGTTTCTCTTCAAACTCAAACAACTTATCTAAGTACTTATCAGATGCCTCGTTGGGACGTGGCTCTGTTGGAATatcgtcttcatcatcaccttcatcCCCAGTCCACAACGTTTTCTCTTCATCGCTTCCTGACCAAACACTGTATAGTTCATCACTATCATCTGCATCGATTAGATCAGAGCTATCTTTAGCTTGTTGTCTAGCTTTCTTGATCTCTTTTTCAAGGCGGTTTCCTCCACTTTCTTGTCTTGTATTATCATTATCATCGCTCTCGTCTTCACTTCCTGACCAAagagtatcatcatcatctcccaTCTCTTTCTCCCAGGCTTTTCTGAAGTCATCATCACCAGGTTTCACATTACCAAACAGATTGTAGTCTTTACCTCTTCCACTTGCATATAACCTAGTTGCtgcaattgaatattaaaaacacTACTTTTAAACAATCCATTAGTATTAAACATCaacgatgaacaaaaaaaaaacgaaactttaaAAGAGTCGTGAGCAAACAAACTCTCTGCGGCATTTTCACGAACACCTAATCTACTACTTGGACGAATccgaataaaccaaaaaaatctcaacACCCCATATACAAGAAGACTCGGAGAAAGcatataaactataaagataaaaaaaaatgctggAGAAAATTGAAACCTTTTAGGTTGTGGCGAAGCCCAGTACATGCCCAATTTTGAGTACAAGTGGCAGGATCCGAAAGCAAGAGACTTTGCGATCTACAATTAAAACAATCGACGAAAATAAGTCAGCTTTTGAATTCGATTTGAACGATGGAACTACAGATTAAACGATGGAACGATGGAGAAAATACCCAGAAAGAACCAACCTTTTGGTTAGGGTTGAGAACAGAGAGGAGAAGACTCTTCGCGCGAACATCTTTTAACGGCTTTTAATTAACCGACCCCTGTGCTATGAGGCTAAATTATAAGtccatatttatattttttttttttgtcaaaacaaatatcaattatcaaatttaattaCTTACAGTGTATTTTCTctaatttcatttaataatttcaatataaattttatctgTTCTGGTGAAGAAAATAATTCTCTTCTCGTTCTTCTTTGTgttaaattaatattgtttatctatagaatccaaatcaaaccgGATCAATTTAACCAACAGAGAAAAACAGATCACAAAAACATCTTGAGATTTGAGCATGGAGATCAACACAGTGATTTATAACGAAACgtaatttgtcaaaaaaaataaaaattataaactgaaataattaataataattaggatttaacccgcggtacaccgcgagataatatttttaatttttaaaatttaaaatttatattgtatttatttgttattttattattgttttattaattttaaaaatataaaattttacaggtatttgatataagtatttaaagtataggatttttgtagtgttttcaaggttttaacccgtgtggtatatgtataatctagtaatacatttatctcctggtacacatctaaaagtgttttaaaaaaaaaatccacttaactccctatataggattaatgccaacccgtctcaccaaaatcaaaataagtttttgcataaaaaaaataatcaaaataagttttttttattaagtttaattatgttaattgttttaccaaattagcatagttttatagtttataatttttccatgtcaatatatatagtttatgataattaatagatttttttttttttggtaattcctcaacaaaggaaaaataaaccaaattatatggagggttttcaacatatttaatgtgacattttatatttggattttcggtttaggaaatttattaatggagattgtaaacttttgttatgaaaaatctattgtatatcatttttatttgagaaattctagcatccataaaaatagttttggagaattaatgggttaaaactttaatgggtagagttgtttttggaaaaatcggaatgtatagatgttgttaagattttatggcaataaatgtaacaaatgttggtcaatttaagaaagtttagtatttgagtttctctgtaatgttatttatgaaattgttttaggggttaatgttgtaaaaaaaatttaaataagtaaaacttaaaaggcataaaccaaaatgtacttcaaaaatgttaatcccctatatattaatagaggaacattttggcaaaaaagctgaggtgtcagcaTTACAGAACTCAGGACactctttcctttatttgtcatcagcttttaaaattatttacatttacttaccattgcattttttcaaaaatacaattaacacccaagattaaatttttatattatctttctaacttaattatatcctttaattatattttcataaaatctttaaaatgaattttaagaatcctttgttcatatgatataataatataagattgatattataataactctcacgggttaaattttaattattatacaaattttttttatagatataaactacacaatcaaattttaaatatttgaattacccataaatataatagattttgtaaataaaaattaagtaaaaacttaaataattattttataccgcactatgtgcgggttgttacctagtatagATTATAGTTCCCACATATTGTtagaaagagataaaaaaaaatccaaaccaaatTCATAAATAGTTAAACATGATCATAGTGacttattatatattgttagtTAAAAACATCATACCTATAAACTCTTCAAAGTCCACAAAGCCATCACCGTCTGCATCAAAAGTTTGAACCATCACAACACATTCTTCTTTTGTACGCTTTTCTCCTAGACGGTTCAACACAAAATGAATCTCACTCGCCGATATCTTCCCGTCACCATCCATATCATGcatatcaaaagcttttttcAGAACAGTTTCTTCATTATACCACCTTTCTAGCGCCAAACCCGAAACAAATTCCTCCAAGTCAATTTGACCATCACCATCCACGTCAAGCATTCCAAACATATTTTCAAGTTCTCCAGATGTTACTGAAGGAGTAAAAGCGCGTATTGCTTCGGCAAATTCGTACAATGAGATTTTCCCATCTTTGTTCTTGTCAACTCTCTGGAAGACCTTTGCAATAGACATCCTTGTTGTTTTGAGcaagggatgatgatgatgtagatATTATGAAAGgttttttaacagaaaaaaaaaattaataatgattcgatggaagaaatcaaaaaccaaatctatatttataggAGAAAATTGACTTAGATTCCTGCTAAGATTTGGTTTTGGAATGTGAAATATAATTGCGCTATGAATAGATTTTTTAGtcatttatttcttatttttttaatttttgtaaattgcATTTTATCTCTGTAAGAAATATCATTTTCTTGTCATCAACATGCTTTATAAGaaattctttaaatataaataataaatataatgctttagtttcatagtttcaaaattactcattaacaagattttaataCTTGTcaattttatcaataaattgttgacacatgtcaattctactATTCTAGATTTACtaaaatcattatataaaatatgtgaaaattacaaacttatcataaaaaagaaattacacataattaaataacaaaaaatattaatctattaaaaaaacatttaaactaatttctaatttatttagagaagatttttttcatattataagattatctcaaatttatatgcaaaatcctactatattaattgagaagtaaaaatatgaaactaatcttataaagtgtaaaaatttacattgtCATGTCAGTGACCTGAATCAAATGTTTAACTTTTCAATAAAGGTAAAAATGTAATTATCTCAAAAAatttagacatttttttatttaattttggtaaaTTGCATTTTATCTCTGTAATAGTTATCATTTTTTGTCATCAACATGCTTTATGATAATaaattctttaaatataaataaaaaatatgatgcTTTAGTGTCATAGTTTTATCTATAAATTGTAAAGACGTTTTGTTAATTATAGAAGatactttgtatatatatatcaaaaatatctcttttcctatgtcacttttcaaaaaatacttattatataaagtttagttttaaagttattcattaacaagattttgatatTTGACTATTTATCAATTATATCAATAAAATGTTGAAAAATGTCAATTTTAGATTtactaaataattatataaaatatgtaaaagttataaacttatcataaaaaaaaaaagaaatctacacataaataacaaaaaaataatattaatatatcaaaaaaccatttaaactaatttctaatttatttagaGAAGCTCTTTTTGTATTATAGGATTATCTCAAATTTATATGCAAAATTGATGATTAATTTCAAATActatatgattgtttatattGTGTAGTCTTTTACATGATTAGTTTaattctttttactatataaaatttggtttgattgacaaaagaaaaaaaacaaatttggtttgaaAATTCATAACACTAAGCACCAAACATGAAGCAAATTCCTCAGCGTCGATTTGACCATCACCATCCACGTCAATCACTCTAAACATCTTGTCAAGTTCTTCAGATGTTACGGAATGAGTAAAAGCGCGAATTGCTTCGACAAATTCATCCCATCAGATTCTTCCATCTTTGTTCTTGTCAACTCTTTCAAAGATCTTTGCAACAGACATCATTGTTCTTTTGAGtaagtgatgatgatggaatATATTATCGGAGGGTTTTAAcaaagtaataataatttttatggaagaaatcaaaaaccaaatttatatttataggaGAAAATCGATTATTGTTTAGACTTCTGCaaagatttggattttgaatgTGAAATCTAATTGCGTTATGAATAGATTTTTTAGacatttatttcttatttttaaaaatctaaaacttttatggtttttagaaaagaaaaaagcaaaaaaaaaaacaacatttcctttttttctcccGATAAAACATTCTCTAAGGAAAAAGATGAAATTTAAAACACTCAGGAACAGATCTTTGCTAAACTGGGACATGCTCAACATAAATAATGTTAGCATTCAATTTAAACAATGATTTTTTATAGTTTACATATGGAACTACAGATGAAACTGATCTATCTACACCCATAAAGAACCAACCTTTTGGTTAGGTTTGAGAACAGAGAGAAGACTCTTCGCGCGAACATCTTTTAAATAACCGACGCCTATGTTATGagactaaaatatatttattttacaagttacaagtccatttaaaataaaacaaattcctttttttggtcaaaacaaaattatcgaATTTGGTTAATTTCAGTGAAGTTTATCTGAACTCATTTAATAATTatcaatacaaaatttatttcttatagtgaaagaaaaaattctTGCAGTTCTTCTTtgtgataaattaatattaattgggTAATCTATTCCATCtgtaggaaaaaaagaaaaatggattggattttcattaaaaagtaACTAGAGTTTTATTGAACAATACTttggttcacccctaggggaacctctccattcacctccTAATAAAATAAGacaataaaatctgtatacattattataaaattaaaaaacttaaaccgcactttaataaacccaaaccgacatatataaaatctaaactctaaacatctcatttgtgaacccaaaccgcaTATATTTTCGttctacttataaaatctaaaccctaactatcttATTTGTGAACTCAAACCGagatataatttcgttctaattgtgaaatctaaaccctaacatctcatttgtgaacccaaatcgacatattattttgttctacttgtaaaatctaaaccctaactatctcatttgtgaacccaaaccgacatataatttcgttctaattgtaaaatctaaaccctaaccacctcatttgtaaacccaaaccgacatataatttcgttttaattgtaaaatctaaactctaaccacttcatttgtaaacccaaaccgacataattttattctaagtttaaaaatctaaaccaagccaatatttaactttccttaattaaaagtatacagaatttgtttccttaatttggtttgctttttaatttaattttaatttatttttgaaataaaatattagatggaagattctgattggctgagagaagagggggtgaatggagaggttcatcCCTAgaggtgaacctaagtatttttcagttttattttagtttatgatgCAGCGCCAATAATTCTCTTGATCATAAGCTTGGGttcattataaattttattaccTTGCACGAGTATACATTACATTACAAAGaacggaaaaagaaaacaaattaaaaagtatgCATCAAAGTAAAATCAAATAAGACTGAAAAGGCTCGAATCAaacacataaatataataatattttggtcatTATTATACAACGATTTCTAATTCTTTGACTAtgtgatcatatatatcttatttaggggaaaaaaaaagtaggagctTTTAGTTGTCAAGCAAATACAAAAGCATGATAACGATGAGAAAGTCAAATGGGGATAGATCTTGACACTTTGGGGTATACATGTCTGGCTGGGTGACCCATGATACGGCGACCCTTGGCGTGTTTGAAGATATAAACCACCGCACCAACTGGCCACTCGATGATTCCGGTTATCAGAAAAGCCACGAACCCTAGTGTTGGTCCGACCACTTTGCACCGACAAGGGTTTTGCCTCGTTCCGCACTGAATACACGCTGGAAACGCCATCGTTGATTTTGAGTATGTAGTATTTGTACTACGATCGATGAGTACACAAAGAGCTAACTATTTATATTATTGGAGAAATCAGATTCAAGGAAAGAGTAGGAAATGTGATTTGTTGAAGGTTATGAGAGACGTGTCTTTATAGGAGATAAATCAATTGAGTTTATTTAGTATCTTTCTTGTTTCCACGTAGGGTCATTGTGTTTTATATTGTAATGGTCATAgatatttttgggtttgatgTCGGCTTGTTactatttaattgttttcttgaatttgaagttttaagttttaaagagGTGTCAATAAGAAGATAGACACGGTTCGGGGCCAGCACAAAAGGTCACCAAACACGTGGCTTAAGGTAATTGGAAAATAGTTGTGAAACTCTCTTACGCATATAGGCTTTTTTTAGAAGGTCACATTATGATTATGTCGGCGTGGCACGATGACTGTGCTTAAGGTATTTGAACTTTATGTAGAGCATCTCTGATGGGAAGTTCGCCCTAACCTCCTTTCCTCTCTAACATAACCATCGAGATCTGTTCTCTCGACGGTGCCGAGCCTGATCAACGTCGCTGAGTCTTGTTTTTTTCATCTCCACGGCTTTATCTTCCCTTGTAGTCTACTCGCTTCTAGTCTTAACTCTATCAGTTGTCTGTTGAGATTTCAGATCTCATCTCCGTCCTTGCGACAGTTTTAATCACCTTCTCCGCCTCCGCAGCTGGTTCCTCCCCTCGGTAAATCTATCACATCGAGTTCCCACCCCCTTGTTCCTGTTTGATAGATCCATCTATGTCCTTCTAGGCCCGGTTTTCGTCTGGTTCACTGCCCCATTAAACCGTCAAATTTAACATCTTACCGCTCCATGGATCGAGATCCTCTCACCAAGTGCTTTGCTTGGGTGCAGTTGGACGGAAGCTCTGTTTTGACGCTGGCACCGGTGaactgtttgacaaaaaaacccTCCTACTTGGTGacctagccctgggcattcggatTTTCGGATCGCATCAGATTTATTAATTCGGATTTCGGATAATTC is from Camelina sativa cultivar DH55 chromosome 20, Cs, whole genome shotgun sequence and encodes:
- the LOC104770047 gene encoding heavy metal-associated isoprenylated plant protein 21 isoform X2, with amino-acid sequence MDCDGCERRVRNVVRRMKGVKSVEVNRKQSRITVNGHVDPNKVLKRVKSTGKKAEFWPYIPQHMVYYPFAPGMYDKRAPAGHIRNPTQSFPTANAPEENYVSLFSDDNVHAACSIM
- the LOC104770049 gene encoding uncharacterized protein LOC104770049, which produces MAFPACIQCGTRQNPCRCKVVGPTLGFVAFLITGIIEWPVGAVVYIFKHAKGRRIMGHPARHVYPKVSRSIPI
- the LOC104770047 gene encoding heavy metal-associated isoprenylated plant protein 21 isoform X1; the encoded protein is MGAFDYIFSFCSYTYANAKTKRKPLQTVDIKVKMDCDGCERRVRNVVRRMKGVKSVEVNRKQSRITVNGHVDPNKVLKRVKSTGKKAEFWPYIPQHMVYYPFAPGMYDKRAPAGHIRNPTQSFPTANAPEENYVSLFSDDNVHAACSIM
- the LOC104772318 gene encoding probable calcium-binding protein CML32, which codes for MSIAKVFQRVDKNKDGKISLYEFAEAIRAFTPSVTSGELENMFGMLDVDGDGQIDLEEFVSGLALERWYNEETVLKKAFDMHDMDGDGKISASEIHFVLNRLGEKRTKEECVVMVQTFDADGDGFVDFEEFIGMMFLTNNI